The Leguminivora glycinivorella isolate SPB_JAAS2020 chromosome 25, LegGlyc_1.1, whole genome shotgun sequence nucleotide sequence AACTACGCTAGTAGCCGGAAAGATCATTTGCTATATCATGTAAGGACACACACTGGTGAAAAGCCATATAAATGTGATCAGTGTGACTACGCTAGTAGCCAGAAAAGTTCATTGCAAGTTCATGTAAGGACACACACTGGggaaaagccatataaatgcAACCAGTGCAACTACGCTAGCATCCATAAACATGATTTAAAAGTTCATGTAAGGGCACACACTGGggaaaagccatataaatgTAACCAGTGCAACTACGCTAGTAGCCGGAAAAATAATTTGTTACATCATGTAAGGACACACACTGGggaaaagccatataaatgcAACCAGTGTAACTACGCTAGCAACtacaaatatgttttaaaagttcatgtaaggacacacactggggaaaagccatataaatgcAACCAGTGCAACTACGCTAGCAGCCATAAAAGTTCACTGCAAGTTCATGTAAGGACACACACTGGTGAAAAGCCATATAAATGTGATCAGTGTGACTACGCTAGTAGCCGGAAAAATTCTTTGCAAGCTCATGTAAAGACACACACTGGGGAAAAGTCATATAAATGCAACCAGTGCAACTACGCTAGCAACTACAAACATGGTTTAAAAGTTCATGTAAGGGCACACACTGAggaaaagccatataaatgcAACCAGTGCAACTACGCTAGCACCCATAAAAGTTCACTGCAAGTTCATGTAAGGACACACACTGGGGAAAAGCTATATAAATGCTAGCAGTGTAACTACGCGAGTAGCCACAAACATAGTTTGCAATGTCATGTAAGGACACACACTAGGGATAAGCCATATAAATGCAACCAGTGCAACTGCGCTAGCAGCCAAAAAAGTTAATTACTAGATATCAGTCAAGTGCGCGCAT carries:
- the LOC125239139 gene encoding zinc finger protein 239-like, with product MDKLLTHIWSTDRDNESGQTPQKISSGGPETYRCAHCKYTTVQKLRLIRHLSKHTNYTCSSKSCLKIHYKKHTGKKSYKCNQCNYASSRKDHLLYHVRTHTGEKPYKCDQCDYASSQKSSLQVHVRTHTGEKPYKCNQCNYASIHKHDLKVHVRAHTGEKPYKCNQCNYASSRKNNLLHHVRTHTGEKPYKCNQCNYASNYKYVLKVHVRTHTGEKPYKCNQCNYASSHKSSLQVHVRTHTGEKPYKCDQCDYASSRKNSLQAHVKTHTGEKSYKCNQCNYASNYKHGLKVHVRAHTEEKPYKCNQCNYASTHKSSLQVHVRTHTGEKLYKC